In Candidatus Synechococcus calcipolaris G9, a genomic segment contains:
- a CDS encoding serine/threonine-protein kinase, which translates to MENTILKDRYRIVKKLGYGGFGVTFLAEDKHSFNSRCVVKELAPYDQDPNKFKVLKGIFEREAKALFNLGTHPQIPRFYENFDLNEKFYIIQEFVEGQVLSQKISPGQVWSEADVIKLLKDVLETLNFIHGKGVIHRDLKPENLIQRQEDQRIVVIDFGAVKEVSITQVIEPYSGETRITDIIGTPGYMPPEQRCGKPRDNSDIYALGIIAIQALTGKSPDQLISDPTTLEISWKEWVQVSSKLANILDKMICYDCRNRFESAKEILEFFQNEDTITTEEKEKEREINISINFRVMDKFFHRRQQNQKTLNPDYSGQTPKTPLSNLTRATLSKITTHSHEFHDLVLGQYQKHDITVDQAQDLARNFQELAAIAPIVTRLEDLTILYDVMVEFYDYVDRFRSPQSNYWWSRDYLSQAILPLARSLVLEHQSNKDWKCVQTLNYSSLPALAVAFNPDGHVLAEGGWDRTLRFWDPTTGHLIQSVVGIPGAIRDLAYSPQGDWLAIAGDNGTAQLLDIAANQRVPLKGHLSWVNAVDFSPCGKQLTTGGHDRVLRLWQIDHSSNHTVIFSYPLSAQIWAIAFSPKGTYLAVTTSEGLIYLFDVATQEISLIHTFRGHKSAVKSLAFTQDQFFLFSGSLDKTLRLWNIPLREELWFWDNRDPIEALALSHDRTAIVTGGGFGSMKLWDMGQLQSFRQLIENTGAIVYDLAFNAQGDRLASSHFDGSVRIWQPFPQEESLERSPV; encoded by the coding sequence GTGGAAAACACCATTTTGAAGGATCGCTATAGGATTGTTAAAAAATTAGGATATGGCGGGTTTGGTGTAACTTTTTTGGCAGAAGATAAGCATAGCTTCAATAGTCGTTGTGTTGTCAAGGAATTAGCACCCTACGATCAGGATCCAAATAAATTCAAAGTCCTAAAAGGAATATTTGAACGGGAAGCCAAAGCCCTATTTAATCTGGGAACTCACCCCCAAATTCCCCGATTTTATGAAAATTTTGATCTTAATGAAAAATTCTATATTATTCAAGAATTTGTCGAAGGGCAGGTCTTGAGTCAGAAAATTTCCCCCGGTCAAGTGTGGTCAGAGGCGGACGTTATTAAATTATTGAAAGATGTTTTGGAAACCCTAAATTTCATTCATGGAAAGGGGGTCATTCACCGCGATCTAAAACCAGAAAATTTAATTCAACGCCAAGAGGATCAACGCATTGTTGTGATTGACTTTGGTGCGGTGAAGGAAGTCAGTATTACCCAAGTAATTGAGCCTTATAGTGGTGAAACAAGAATAACGGATATTATTGGCACACCGGGCTATATGCCGCCCGAACAGCGATGTGGAAAACCCCGTGATAACAGTGATATTTATGCCTTGGGAATTATTGCTATCCAAGCCCTAACGGGAAAATCACCAGATCAATTAATATCGGATCCAACGACTCTAGAAATTTCATGGAAAGAGTGGGTTCAAGTCAGTTCTAAATTAGCCAATATCCTAGATAAAATGATTTGCTATGATTGTCGAAATCGATTTGAGTCAGCAAAAGAGATTTTAGAATTTTTCCAGAACGAAGATACAATAACAACAGAAGAAAAAGAAAAAGAAAGAGAAATAAACATAAGTATAAATTTTCGTGTCATGGATAAGTTCTTTCATCGGAGACAACAGAATCAAAAAACTCTCAATCCTGATTATTCAGGTCAGACCCCAAAAACGCCCTTGTCGAATCTCACCCGGGCTACCCTAAGTAAGATAACTACCCATAGCCATGAATTCCATGATCTGGTTTTAGGTCAGTATCAAAAGCATGACATCACCGTAGATCAGGCTCAAGATTTAGCAAGAAACTTTCAAGAACTTGCAGCAATTGCACCGATAGTAACCCGTCTTGAGGACTTAACGATCCTTTACGATGTCATGGTGGAATTTTATGACTATGTAGATCGATTTCGTTCCCCCCAGTCTAACTATTGGTGGAGTCGAGACTATCTGAGTCAAGCTATTTTGCCCCTTGCCCGTAGCTTGGTTTTAGAACATCAAAGCAATAAAGACTGGAAGTGTGTCCAAACCCTCAACTATAGCTCTCTACCGGCCCTAGCGGTGGCTTTTAACCCCGATGGTCACGTCTTGGCCGAAGGGGGATGGGATCGAACATTGCGATTTTGGGATCCCACCACTGGTCATTTAATACAATCTGTGGTTGGGATTCCTGGAGCGATTCGTGATCTTGCCTATAGTCCCCAGGGAGATTGGTTGGCCATCGCCGGGGATAATGGAACCGCTCAGTTATTAGACATTGCAGCGAATCAACGGGTTCCCCTCAAAGGTCATCTCAGTTGGGTGAATGCGGTGGACTTTAGCCCCTGTGGCAAACAACTGACAACGGGAGGCCACGATCGGGTACTACGCCTTTGGCAGATTGATCATTCCTCGAATCACACGGTTATTTTTTCCTATCCCCTTTCGGCTCAAATTTGGGCGATCGCCTTTAGCCCAAAGGGAACCTACCTGGCTGTGACGACATCGGAAGGTCTCATTTATTTATTTGATGTGGCAACTCAAGAGATCAGTCTCATTCATACGTTTAGGGGCCATAAGTCCGCCGTAAAATCCTTGGCCTTTACCCAGGATCAGTTCTTTTTATTCAGTGGCAGTCTGGATAAAACCTTGCGACTCTGGAATATTCCCCTCCGCGAAGAGTTGTGGTTTTGGGATAATCGGGATCCCATAGAGGCCCTAGCCTTGAGTCACGATCGCACAGCCATCGTCACAGGGGGAGGGTTTGGATCCATGAAATTGTGGGATATGGGCCAATTGCAGTCTTTTCGGCAATTAATCGAAAATACCGGAGCGATCGTTTATGACTTAGCTTTTAATGCCCAGGGCGATCGTTTGGCGAGTAGTCACTTTGATGGATCCGTAAGGATATGGCAGCCCTTTCCACAGGAAGAATCCTTGGAGCGATCGCCGGTCTAA
- a CDS encoding (Fe-S)-binding protein: MTEIVKRPGFDQDSPPEPKLIDACVHCGFCLATCPSYRIIGKETDSPRGRIYLMDGIHQGQAELSPAIAGHFDSCLGCLACVTTCPSGVEYDKLIAAMRPQVNRQVPRPWLDTVFRKLLFSTLPYPRRLRPLMFPVWLYQKIGLQQLWHRFPKLEQLLPKPLRAMERLLPPLSQRSLGEDWPNLIPAQGKKRYRVGLILGCVQRVFLPEVNAATIRVLAANGCEIVLPTNQGCCAALPHHQGEEDQARQLARQMIDIYADMEVDAVIINASGCGHTLKDYGHLLENDPDYQDRAIAFAAKVKDVQEFLDDVGLVTPLSPLQDTPLSLVYQDACHMIHGQKITVQPRRLLRQIPGVQLREPIDAALCCGSAGIYNILQPDVAEELGKQKVKNLLQTQAQIIVSANVGCTVQIQRHLGDRPSKTPIYHPMQLLDLSIKGERLPAQS; the protein is encoded by the coding sequence ATGACAGAAATAGTGAAACGTCCAGGATTTGATCAGGACTCTCCACCGGAACCCAAGCTCATTGATGCCTGTGTCCATTGTGGGTTCTGTCTCGCCACCTGCCCCAGTTACCGCATTATTGGCAAGGAAACCGACTCCCCCCGCGGCCGTATTTATTTAATGGATGGGATTCACCAGGGACAAGCGGAACTGTCTCCGGCGATCGCTGGTCACTTTGATTCCTGCCTAGGCTGTTTAGCCTGTGTCACCACCTGTCCATCCGGTGTCGAGTACGACAAGCTGATTGCGGCCATGCGTCCCCAGGTCAATCGCCAAGTTCCCCGACCCTGGTTGGACACAGTATTTCGGAAATTGCTTTTTAGTACGTTGCCCTATCCGCGCCGATTACGCCCGTTGATGTTTCCGGTGTGGCTCTACCAAAAAATAGGCCTGCAACAACTGTGGCATCGGTTTCCGAAATTAGAGCAATTACTGCCCAAACCCTTAAGGGCAATGGAGCGATTATTACCCCCCCTCAGCCAACGATCTCTAGGGGAGGATTGGCCCAATCTGATTCCAGCCCAGGGGAAAAAACGCTATCGGGTCGGCTTGATTCTCGGTTGTGTGCAACGGGTCTTTTTGCCCGAAGTAAATGCCGCCACCATTCGGGTCTTAGCGGCCAATGGTTGCGAAATTGTTCTCCCCACCAATCAAGGGTGTTGCGCTGCCTTACCCCACCACCAAGGGGAAGAGGATCAGGCCCGGCAACTGGCCCGGCAGATGATCGATATCTACGCCGATATGGAGGTGGATGCGGTGATCATTAATGCCTCCGGCTGTGGTCATACCCTGAAGGATTATGGTCATTTACTGGAAAATGATCCAGACTATCAAGACAGGGCGATCGCCTTTGCTGCCAAAGTCAAAGATGTCCAGGAATTCTTAGATGACGTGGGTTTAGTCACGCCCCTTTCTCCCCTACAGGACACCCCCTTGAGCCTGGTCTATCAAGATGCCTGTCACATGATCCATGGCCAAAAAATTACGGTGCAGCCCCGCCGTCTCTTGCGACAAATTCCTGGGGTACAATTGCGAGAACCCATTGACGCGGCCCTCTGTTGTGGCAGTGCCGGTATTTACAATATTTTACAACCCGATGTGGCAGAGGAATTAGGCAAACAAAAGGTCAAAAATTTATTACAGACCCAGGCGCAAATCATTGTCTCGGCAAATGTGGGTTGCACGGTGCAAATTCAACGTCATCTGGGCGATCGCCCGTCGAAAACGCCAATCTATCATCCGATGCAGCTACTTGATTTATCAATTAAAGGGGAAAGGCTACCTGCCCAATCTTGA
- a CDS encoding FAD-binding oxidoreductase, with protein MLESTLAAIVGAGAVRPWSEVVASLPTLAADYANGYFANPPIVVYPPSVAALGEVVACAHRENWPLLPLGQGTKLAWLTPSPKIKVLVSTAALNQVKAHAIADLTVTAEAGICFNDLQAHLAPAGQFIALDPKYPDQGTLGGIAASRDSGSLAQGYGTLRDHCLGIQFVRSDGQIVKAGSRVVKNVAGYDLMKLMIGSFGTLAILTELTLRVDPLPEARKTWLLTGNSDQLSQGLQSLNQSTLTPAIVDLLTGDYLKPMASEASLGLRVQFHGLGPILNAQEESPGTIAGRLHLLAKEAQLTCEAIPDAPVTSPSPTFPPGAIALKIGCLPHQSTDLVQQLLTAANQQGFSLHAWMQAGRGVGVIYLQPQDRDLSLETDRAPLIAFLQWGRSLCQRHGGYLTLLQANLTLRQEFEPWGYGGNALTLMKKIKEQFDPTGILNPGAFLGGL; from the coding sequence GTGCTTGAATCCACCCTTGCGGCCATTGTTGGGGCCGGGGCTGTCCGCCCTTGGTCAGAGGTTGTGGCATCCCTACCCACGTTGGCGGCAGATTATGCCAATGGTTATTTTGCCAATCCGCCGATTGTTGTCTATCCCCCATCCGTTGCTGCCCTTGGGGAGGTTGTGGCCTGTGCCCATCGTGAAAACTGGCCCCTCTTACCCCTCGGCCAGGGGACAAAGTTAGCTTGGTTGACCCCTTCCCCCAAAATTAAGGTTTTGGTGAGTACGGCTGCCCTAAATCAGGTGAAGGCCCATGCGATCGCTGATTTGACCGTTACCGCAGAGGCAGGCATTTGTTTTAATGATCTCCAGGCCCATTTAGCCCCCGCCGGCCAGTTTATTGCCCTGGATCCTAAATACCCAGATCAAGGCACCCTGGGGGGAATTGCCGCCAGTCGGGATAGTGGTTCTCTGGCCCAGGGCTATGGCACGCTGCGGGATCATTGTCTAGGGATTCAGTTTGTCCGCAGTGATGGCCAAATTGTCAAGGCCGGGAGTCGGGTGGTTAAAAATGTGGCGGGCTACGACTTGATGAAGTTGATGATCGGGTCCTTTGGTACTCTCGCCATTCTCACGGAATTGACCTTGCGGGTGGATCCCTTGCCAGAAGCCCGGAAAACCTGGCTATTGACGGGGAATAGCGACCAATTATCCCAAGGATTACAGTCCCTAAACCAAAGTACGTTAACACCGGCGATCGTGGATCTGTTGACAGGGGACTATCTCAAACCCATGGCTTCAGAAGCATCCTTAGGATTACGGGTGCAGTTCCACGGCCTAGGGCCTATCCTCAATGCCCAGGAAGAATCCCCAGGGACGATCGCCGGCCGCTTGCACCTTCTGGCAAAGGAGGCCCAACTCACCTGTGAAGCCATCCCCGATGCCCCAGTAACCAGCCCTAGTCCCACTTTTCCCCCAGGGGCGATCGCCCTAAAAATAGGTTGTTTACCCCATCAGAGTACAGATTTAGTGCAGCAATTGCTCACCGCAGCTAACCAACAGGGGTTTTCTCTCCATGCCTGGATGCAGGCAGGGCGAGGGGTGGGCGTGATCTATTTGCAACCCCAGGATAGGGATCTCAGCCTTGAAACGGATCGGGCCCCGTTGATTGCCTTTCTCCAGTGGGGGCGATCGCTGTGCCAACGTCACGGCGGTTATTTAACCCTACTCCAGGCAAATCTAACGCTAAGGCAAGAGTTTGAACCCTGGGGATATGGCGGGAATGCCCTTACACTCATGAAAAAGATAAAGGAACAGTTTGATCCAACCGGAATTTTAAATCCGGGTGCCTTTCTTGGGGGTCTGTAA
- a CDS encoding response regulator, whose protein sequence is MITGLLDASAGNILIVDDTQENLEVLSALLEIQGYEVRMAINGQMALMGVEAEPPDIILLDIMMPDMNGYEVCQILKQNPKTKSIPVIFISALDDVFDKVKAFEAGGADYVSKPFQQAEVLARVKNQLTIAQLQRKLRQRNAQLKQQNAQLQEVVEDRRELVGSLQAAEEKYRQMIDEAVVGIYQSSPEGRYFKVNNALARIYGYATAEDWLADLEHHTEHPYVNATDWSTYQAEMLQNGVVKNFTTKVYRADGSIATICESARPIKSEDGQILYYEGFVFELA, encoded by the coding sequence ATGATAACTGGCTTATTAGATGCTTCGGCGGGCAACATATTAATTGTGGATGACACTCAGGAAAACCTAGAGGTACTGAGTGCCCTACTAGAAATCCAGGGCTACGAGGTGCGAATGGCGATTAATGGCCAGATGGCTCTCATGGGCGTAGAGGCAGAACCACCAGATATTATTCTGCTAGATATTATGATGCCCGACATGAATGGCTATGAAGTGTGTCAAATTCTCAAGCAAAACCCGAAAACAAAATCCATTCCAGTTATTTTTATTAGTGCCCTCGATGATGTCTTTGATAAAGTCAAAGCCTTTGAAGCGGGTGGGGCCGACTATGTTTCCAAGCCCTTTCAACAGGCAGAGGTTCTGGCACGGGTCAAAAATCAACTCACGATTGCCCAGCTTCAGCGGAAACTGCGGCAACGGAATGCCCAACTGAAGCAGCAAAATGCCCAACTCCAGGAAGTGGTGGAAGATCGGCGGGAATTAGTGGGTTCCCTACAGGCAGCGGAAGAAAAGTATCGGCAAATGATTGATGAGGCGGTGGTGGGCATCTACCAAAGTTCACCGGAGGGGCGTTACTTTAAGGTCAATAATGCCTTAGCGCGCATCTACGGCTATGCGACGGCAGAGGATTGGCTCGCAGACCTAGAGCATCACACTGAGCATCCCTACGTCAACGCGACGGATTGGAGTACCTACCAAGCGGAAATGCTCCAAAATGGTGTGGTCAAAAATTTTACGACAAAGGTCTACCGAGCCGATGGCTCCATTGCCACCATCTGCGAGAGTGCCCGGCCCATCAAAAGTGAAGATGGCCAGATACTATACTATGAAGGTTTTGTCTTTGAGCTTGCTTAG
- a CDS encoding biotin--[acetyl-CoA-carboxylase] ligase, translating to MTPPWLWTLDTCPSTNTWAIEQERLCTHGRMIFTRQQTAGRGQWGRQWYSPPGVLTASLVVDQPTNPYLGCISLGAALAIIYALEDLCPELTGRLRLKWPNDIWLQDRKLCGLLIEAIAAQEDRPSRLVIGIGCNCSVDFSQAEHPVSANTGSVNGEPIPLKTAISLGDVINKIPDELTLLSQCRHYLLELISLIQWQQSKVNQLSTPSTTQPSTITPSTRTLSPGQPPAGFQRLLAEINHRDYLRDRPLQVITPQNHYQGWGQGIDPWGRLFLRLDSLGLDHNQIITISSGHIIISSDLDKLDFKQPWRDFKTRSN from the coding sequence ATGACCCCTCCTTGGCTGTGGACATTGGACACCTGCCCCAGTACCAATACCTGGGCGATCGAGCAGGAACGGCTCTGCACCCACGGCAGGATGATCTTTACGCGACAGCAAACCGCTGGACGGGGCCAATGGGGGCGGCAATGGTACTCTCCCCCAGGGGTTTTAACCGCTAGCTTGGTCGTGGATCAACCCACCAATCCCTATCTGGGTTGTATCAGCTTAGGGGCGGCCCTAGCCATCATCTATGCCCTAGAGGATCTATGTCCTGAATTGACGGGGCGACTACGGCTGAAGTGGCCCAATGATATTTGGCTTCAGGATCGCAAACTCTGTGGCCTCCTGATTGAGGCGATCGCGGCCCAGGAGGATCGTCCCTCCCGACTGGTAATCGGCATCGGCTGTAATTGCTCCGTGGATTTTTCCCAAGCAGAGCATCCTGTTTCTGCAAATACTGGTTCTGTAAATGGTGAGCCAATACCCCTAAAAACCGCCATTAGCCTCGGTGATGTGATCAACAAGATTCCCGATGAATTAACCCTGCTCAGCCAATGTCGTCACTATTTACTAGAGCTAATCTCCTTGATACAATGGCAACAAAGCAAGGTAAATCAGCTATCCACGCCATCTACAACACAACCGTCTACAATAACACCATCGACAAGAACGTTGTCCCCGGGGCAGCCACCAGCAGGTTTCCAGAGGCTTTTAGCTGAAATTAATCACCGTGATTATCTCCGCGATCGCCCGTTGCAGGTGATCACACCGCAAAACCACTATCAAGGTTGGGGGCAGGGGATTGATCCCTGGGGTCGTCTTTTTCTACGCTTAGACTCTCTAGGTTTAGATCATAATCAGATCATCACCATTAGCAGTGGCCATATCATTATTTCATCGGATTTAGATAAGCTTGATTTTAAGCAACCTTGGCGGGATTTCAAGACCCGCTCGAATTAA
- the dapB gene encoding 4-hydroxy-tetrahydrodipicolinate reductase produces MSEATPVIVVGAAGKMGREVVKAVHGAADLTLYGAVDRHPAVQGLDIGDVAGIGSIEVGIHPQLQDICVAIAQEKKTAVMVDFTHPESVYENVRMAIAYGIYPVVGTTGLSPSQLNDLTEFADKATMGGVIAPNFSIGMILLQQAAIRASQYFDHVEIIELHHNQKADAPSGTAIQTAQLLAELGKTYNPAQVKESEHLAGARGALTDENIRIHSVRLPGLIAHQEVIFGAPGQIYTLRHDTSDRSCYMPGVLLAIRKVTQLQRLVYGLEKIL; encoded by the coding sequence ATGAGTGAAGCCACACCTGTCATTGTTGTTGGGGCCGCAGGCAAAATGGGCCGGGAAGTGGTCAAAGCTGTCCATGGCGCGGCGGATCTCACCCTCTACGGTGCTGTGGATCGCCACCCTGCCGTGCAAGGGTTAGACATTGGGGACGTGGCGGGCATCGGTAGTATCGAGGTCGGCATCCATCCCCAGCTTCAGGATATTTGCGTTGCGATCGCCCAGGAAAAAAAAACAGCGGTAATGGTGGATTTTACCCATCCGGAATCGGTCTATGAAAATGTGCGGATGGCGATCGCCTACGGCATTTACCCGGTTGTGGGAACCACGGGCCTGAGTCCGAGCCAACTCAATGACCTAACGGAGTTTGCCGATAAGGCCACCATGGGCGGTGTGATTGCCCCTAACTTTTCCATTGGTATGATTTTGCTGCAACAGGCGGCCATTCGCGCCAGTCAGTATTTTGATCATGTGGAAATCATTGAGCTACACCACAACCAAAAAGCCGATGCTCCCAGTGGTACGGCCATCCAAACCGCCCAGCTTTTGGCAGAATTGGGCAAAACCTACAACCCTGCTCAGGTGAAGGAGTCCGAACATTTAGCTGGGGCGCGGGGGGCCCTCACCGATGAAAATATTCGCATTCACAGTGTCCGTTTACCGGGACTCATTGCCCATCAAGAAGTAATTTTTGGTGCCCCCGGCCAAATTTATACCCTACGCCACGACACCAGCGATCGCAGTTGTTATATGCCTGGAGTTTTACTAGCCATTCGCAAAGTCACTCAATTACAACGCCTAGTGTATGGCCTAGAAAAAATTCTCTAG
- a CDS encoding Ycf66 family protein, with protein MLTELLAWSVAIASLGLYLSAFFLPELYRKFDLVSSGAGLFFALTLWVYGDRIRGGLLLGETAAVVLLLWFGWQTLQYRWQLTHEGDRTDTQKARTLWSKLKSALPGSKSDSDGDTPKVAGKIAEFLGSIDLEKIKGQFQKRDKDKNVTPTQKDDSPSKAEPALDVTSSPSLDADAWGTEPESAPESSTVTASEPSPEPTPETTSEIATAKPEPLSDLDPVPAIDEVTSVGEAEQSPETLETTESPESLETAPANPLEDGGEMEHKAIDSPEEVFNAADILDDIPEQSDDEGEGKLEPTVTSDDFSEPSFIENILSESPQESVEEQKSSDPDWPPPGTAM; from the coding sequence ATGCTGACTGAGTTGCTTGCCTGGAGTGTTGCGATCGCCAGCTTAGGGCTGTATTTGTCTGCCTTCTTTCTGCCAGAACTCTACCGTAAGTTTGATCTGGTCAGCAGTGGAGCCGGATTATTTTTTGCCCTAACCCTATGGGTCTATGGCGATCGCATCCGAGGTGGCCTACTTCTGGGGGAAACAGCGGCAGTGGTGTTGTTGCTTTGGTTTGGCTGGCAGACCCTGCAATACCGCTGGCAACTCACCCATGAGGGCGATCGCACCGACACTCAAAAAGCTCGAACCCTCTGGAGCAAGCTAAAGTCTGCGTTACCGGGATCAAAATCCGACAGTGATGGGGATACGCCCAAAGTAGCCGGAAAAATCGCCGAATTCCTAGGCAGTATTGATCTCGAAAAAATTAAGGGTCAGTTCCAAAAAAGGGATAAGGATAAAAACGTCACCCCAACCCAAAAGGATGACAGCCCTAGTAAAGCTGAACCCGCCCTGGATGTGACTTCTTCCCCTAGCTTAGACGCTGATGCGTGGGGAACTGAACCAGAATCCGCCCCAGAATCTTCAACGGTTACAGCCAGCGAACCCAGTCCTGAACCAACACCTGAAACGACATCTGAGATAGCTACAGCAAAGCCAGAGCCATTATCAGACCTTGATCCCGTTCCGGCGATCGATGAAGTCACGTCCGTAGGTGAAGCCGAGCAGTCCCCTGAAACTCTAGAAACGACGGAATCCCCAGAATCCCTTGAAACTGCTCCTGCCAACCCCTTAGAAGATGGGGGAGAGATGGAACATAAAGCCATTGACTCACCAGAAGAGGTTTTTAATGCTGCGGATATATTGGATGATATTCCTGAGCAATCCGATGACGAAGGGGAAGGTAAGTTGGAGCCAACAGTTACCAGTGATGACTTCTCAGAACCATCTTTCATCGAAAATATACTATCGGAATCACCCCAGGAATCTGTAGAAGAACAAAAGTCCTCTGACCCTGATTGGCCACCACCAGGGACTGCAATGTAA
- a CDS encoding ABC transporter substrate-binding protein, whose amino-acid sequence MVLQQWSRFPFTLVKSLACIILCLFLVNCSANQDVNRIELTLWQGVNPPPNRQVLQQLVDRFNQEHPQIHVNSLYVGQPDQQLPKILAAVVGNSPPDLLWYNPTVTGQLVNLGALRSLDDWWATTPRRTEITPSLAETMTYDDHIWSVPFAANNLGIFYRPSLFEAAGVTQLPNTWPDLQATAQALTTTEHQRTNRHGILLALGQGDFAVFTWLPFLWTAGGNLGATAATAHLDTPAAIAAMEFWQNLISTGVAIRSLPERGYELDNFINSRVAMQITGPWTLAQLNQSGIDFGVMPIPQDPAQGDRAAATALGGENLFIFKSTPEKETAALLFADYVLSETFQTDWALGTGYLPANIHSLENPRYQAFLTENPVIQVFLDQMPTARSRPLFPGYARFSENLGRALESVLMEQNTPLEALKIAEKHWQLMRPRQ is encoded by the coding sequence ATGGTATTGCAGCAGTGGTCTCGATTCCCATTTACCCTGGTTAAATCTTTAGCCTGCATTATTCTCTGCCTATTTTTGGTCAATTGTTCTGCTAACCAGGATGTCAATCGTATTGAACTCACCCTTTGGCAAGGGGTTAATCCACCGCCCAATCGTCAAGTATTACAGCAATTAGTCGATCGCTTTAATCAAGAGCATCCCCAGATTCACGTCAATAGCCTCTATGTGGGTCAGCCGGATCAACAACTGCCGAAAATCCTGGCCGCCGTGGTCGGAAATTCTCCCCCCGACTTGCTCTGGTACAATCCCACCGTGACTGGCCAATTGGTTAATCTGGGTGCTCTGCGATCTCTGGATGATTGGTGGGCAACAACGCCCCGGCGAACTGAAATTACCCCGTCCCTCGCGGAAACCATGACCTACGATGACCATATTTGGTCCGTTCCCTTTGCGGCGAATAATTTAGGAATATTCTATCGTCCCAGTCTATTTGAGGCCGCGGGAGTTACTCAGCTTCCTAATACCTGGCCAGACCTACAAGCTACGGCCCAAGCCTTAACCACGACGGAGCATCAACGGACAAACCGCCATGGCATTTTGTTGGCCCTAGGGCAGGGGGATTTTGCCGTCTTTACCTGGCTGCCTTTTTTATGGACTGCGGGCGGAAATTTGGGGGCAACAGCGGCAACAGCCCATTTAGATACACCAGCGGCGATCGCAGCGATGGAATTTTGGCAAAACCTAATTTCCACAGGAGTAGCCATTCGTTCCCTACCGGAGCGGGGCTATGAACTCGACAATTTTATCAATAGCCGGGTCGCCATGCAGATTACGGGCCCCTGGACTTTAGCTCAGTTAAACCAATCCGGGATTGATTTTGGTGTCATGCCCATCCCCCAGGATCCAGCCCAGGGCGATCGCGCTGCCGCTACGGCATTGGGGGGGGAAAATTTATTTATCTTTAAGTCAACTCCAGAAAAGGAAACCGCCGCCCTCCTTTTTGCCGATTATGTCCTCAGCGAAACCTTTCAAACGGATTGGGCCCTGGGTACCGGCTATCTTCCTGCCAATATCCATTCCCTGGAAAATCCTCGGTATCAAGCCTTTTTAACCGAGAATCCGGTCATTCAAGTTTTTTTAGATCAAATGCCCACCGCGCGATCGCGCCCCCTCTTTCCTGGCTATGCCCGTTTTTCAGAAAACCTTGGCCGCGCCCTAGAATCAGTCTTAATGGAGCAAAACACTCCCCTAGAGGCCCTAAAAATTGCAGAAAAACACTGGCAATTAATGCGCCCTAGGCAGTAA
- a CDS encoding WecB/TagA/CpsF family glycosyltransferase: MTVQNSLTPAVPQQVSIWGLPLHLHGDAPSWLLATQAQHQGCHVITLNAEMIMLAQNVPELAGVIQEAELVIPDGSGVTFYLWLHGISSERLPGIELAESLLHKIATDYPSLGVFFYGGGPGIAEEAAQYWQKTLANLNILGTHCGYHGPEDEAQLKATLADLQPALILVALGVPRQEYWIAANRHLCPEAIWIGVGGSLDIWAGNKNRAPRWLRDNHLEWLYRLYQEPWRWRRMLALPKFAWRAVKSRFFWAHEVSP; the protein is encoded by the coding sequence TTGACTGTTCAAAACTCACTCACTCCCGCTGTCCCCCAACAGGTTTCTATTTGGGGCTTACCCCTCCATCTCCATGGAGATGCACCCAGTTGGCTATTGGCAACCCAAGCGCAACACCAAGGTTGCCACGTCATTACCTTAAATGCGGAAATGATTATGCTGGCCCAGAACGTACCTGAATTAGCCGGGGTGATTCAAGAGGCGGAACTAGTTATTCCCGATGGGTCGGGGGTGACATTTTATCTATGGCTCCATGGCATATCCAGTGAGCGGCTACCGGGGATCGAGTTAGCAGAGTCCCTCCTCCATAAAATTGCAACGGACTATCCATCCCTGGGAGTCTTTTTCTATGGGGGGGGCCCCGGAATTGCCGAGGAAGCGGCCCAATATTGGCAGAAAACCTTAGCCAACCTGAATATATTGGGAACCCATTGCGGCTACCATGGCCCCGAGGATGAGGCACAGTTGAAGGCCACCCTAGCGGATTTACAGCCAGCCCTGATATTGGTTGCCCTAGGCGTGCCCCGTCAGGAATATTGGATTGCTGCCAATCGTCATCTCTGCCCAGAAGCCATTTGGATTGGGGTTGGTGGTAGTTTGGATATTTGGGCCGGGAACAAGAATCGGGCACCCCGTTGGCTACGGGATAATCATCTAGAGTGGCTCTATCGCCTCTATCAAGAGCCTTGGCGCTGGCGGCGGATGTTGGCATTGCCAAAGTTTGCTTGGCGTGCGGTCAAAAGTCGATTTTTCTGGGCCCATGAGGTATCGCCATGA